From a region of the Emcibacter sp. SYSU 3D8 genome:
- the modB gene encoding molybdate ABC transporter permease subunit has protein sequence MPLLTPFETEALLLSLKVAVAAVACSLPFAIAIAWLLARKDFPGKSVVNALVHLPLVVPPVVIGYLLLVTLGRRGIVGAWLDETFGIVIAFTWIAAAVASGVMAFPLMVRAIRLSIEAVDVRLESVARTLGASHARVMMSVTLPLTLPGIIAGIALGFARCLGEFGATITFASNIPGVSRTLPLALYTTLNMPGGEANALRLVVLSVVLAFLALGLSELMARRVTRMVTGIG, from the coding sequence ATGCCGCTGCTGACCCCGTTCGAGACCGAGGCCCTGTTGCTGTCGCTGAAGGTAGCGGTGGCGGCGGTGGCGTGCAGCCTGCCCTTCGCCATCGCCATCGCCTGGCTGCTGGCCCGCAAGGACTTCCCCGGCAAGTCGGTGGTCAACGCACTGGTGCACTTGCCGCTGGTGGTACCGCCCGTGGTGATCGGCTACCTGCTGCTGGTGACTCTCGGACGCCGCGGCATCGTTGGCGCATGGCTGGACGAAACATTCGGCATCGTCATCGCCTTCACCTGGATCGCGGCTGCCGTCGCATCGGGCGTGATGGCCTTTCCGCTGATGGTCCGCGCCATCCGGCTGTCGATCGAGGCGGTCGATGTCCGGCTCGAATCCGTCGCCCGCACCCTGGGCGCCTCGCACGCGCGGGTGATGATGAGCGTGACGTTGCCGCTCACCCTGCCCGGCATCATCGCCGGCATCGCCCTAGGCTTCGCGCGCTGCCTCGGGGAATTCGGCGCAACCATTACCTTCGCGTCCAACATTCCGGGCGTCAGCCGTACCCTGCCGCTGGCGCTTTACACCACCCTCAACATGCCGGGAGGCGAAGCCAATGCGCTGCGGCTGGTTGTGCTGTCGGTGGTGCTGGCCTTCCTGGCGCTGGGGCTCTCGGAGTTGATGGCGCGGCGGGTGACGCGGATGGTCACGGGCATCGGATGA
- a CDS encoding formylglycine-generating enzyme family protein, producing MALIVVAGLIIAYWSVAIFGPGSEPEQAAILAAPPSSEPADNPPPLADLDDGVSLVRDCAGCPPMVIVPGGSFIMGSRLDQTSAGNAALPVMESEMPAHGVTIPSRFALQRTEVTRGQFALFVQATGYQVVGCTIFDGTSWVLDRARNWRDPGFFQDDDHPVVCVSLQDARAYTEWLSAKAGVRYRLPTESEWEYAARAGNTGAYLWGGDQTAACAYANAADASLLGQFKGRALDLFFACDEGHVFTAPVGKLRANTFALHDMMGNAREITADCWNATYSGAPGDGSARDTGDCGAVASRGGGWFDPPPNMHTARRLKMPSSERRSDQGFRVARDVAPDTSLPIRR from the coding sequence ATGGCGCTGATCGTCGTTGCCGGTCTGATCATCGCCTACTGGTCGGTAGCCATTTTCGGGCCCGGGAGCGAGCCCGAACAGGCAGCCATCCTTGCCGCACCACCCTCATCCGAACCGGCGGATAATCCACCGCCACTCGCGGACCTGGATGATGGCGTCAGCCTGGTCCGGGATTGCGCCGGCTGCCCGCCGATGGTGATCGTGCCAGGCGGCAGCTTCATCATGGGCTCGCGGCTTGACCAGACGTCCGCCGGGAACGCCGCGTTGCCGGTCATGGAGTCCGAAATGCCGGCCCACGGCGTGACCATCCCCTCTCGCTTTGCCCTGCAGCGAACCGAAGTTACCCGGGGTCAGTTTGCGCTATTCGTGCAGGCCACCGGCTACCAGGTGGTGGGATGCACGATATTCGATGGCACGTCCTGGGTGCTGGATCGTGCCCGAAACTGGCGCGACCCGGGATTTTTTCAGGACGACGACCACCCGGTCGTCTGCGTCAGCCTGCAGGACGCCCGGGCCTACACGGAATGGCTTTCGGCAAAGGCCGGCGTCCGCTACCGCCTGCCCACGGAAAGCGAGTGGGAATACGCGGCGCGTGCCGGGAACACAGGCGCGTATCTCTGGGGCGGCGACCAAACCGCAGCCTGCGCCTACGCCAATGCGGCGGACGCCAGCCTCCTGGGCCAGTTCAAGGGCCGCGCGCTCGATCTGTTCTTCGCCTGCGACGAGGGGCACGTGTTCACCGCGCCTGTCGGAAAGCTCAGGGCGAACACGTTCGCGCTGCATGACATGATGGGCAATGCGCGCGAGATCACCGCCGATTGCTGGAACGCCACCTACAGCGGCGCGCCTGGCGATGGATCGGCCCGGGACACCGGCGATTGCGGCGCAGTGGCCAGTCGCGGCGGCGGCTGGTTCGACCCGCCTCCGAACATGCATACCGCACGCCGGCTGAAGATGCCGTCATCTGAAAGACGCAGCGACCAGGGATTCCGTGTCGCCCGGGACGTCGCCCCGGACACCAGCCTACCTATCCGTCGATGA
- the hisI gene encoding phosphoribosyl-AMP cyclohydrolase, with the protein MTAVQDDALALVKFDDKGLVPAIAQQHDTGEVLMMAWMNEQALRATLDSGEVHYWSRSRGNLWHKGESSGQIQKLVDLRIDCDGDTLLLLVDQTGVACHTGRRSCFFRAVRPGGVAETEPVLVSPDTLYGG; encoded by the coding sequence ATGACCGCCGTCCAGGACGACGCGCTTGCGCTGGTGAAATTCGACGACAAGGGGCTGGTGCCGGCCATCGCCCAGCAGCACGACACCGGCGAAGTGCTGATGATGGCGTGGATGAACGAGCAGGCGTTGCGCGCCACGCTCGACAGCGGCGAGGTCCATTACTGGTCCCGCTCGCGCGGCAACCTCTGGCACAAGGGCGAGAGCTCGGGCCAGATCCAGAAGCTGGTGGATTTGCGCATTGATTGCGACGGTGACACCCTGCTGCTGCTGGTCGACCAGACCGGCGTCGCCTGCCACACCGGACGGCGAAGCTGCTTTTTCCGGGCCGTGCGGCCAGGCGGCGTCGCCGAGACCGAGCCGGTGCTCGTGTCGCCGGATACGCTCTACGGCGGATGA
- the metC gene encoding cystathionine beta-lyase, which translates to MKKPTRIVQSGRGGKYAPGMINVPVYHASTIVFPTVAELRQAVARRNAQVLYYGRRGTPTQWALADAITDLEGGAGCVLYGSGLAAITASILAFVKTGDHLLMTDSVYEPTRAFCDNVLKGLGIETTYYDPLLGGAIAGLMRPNTTIVFTESPGSLTFEIQDIPAIAAAAHAAGAVVLNDNTCASPLNLRVLDLGADVAIHSLTKYVVGHSDAMLGAAVANQANLARLQRGGYLHGHAASPDDCYLALRGLRTLEPRMKQGGATALRLANWLKQRPEVDRVLHPALPDCPGHDIWRRDFTGTSSLFSIVLKHGSDAAISAMLDGYRHFGIGFSYGGFESLVLPSNPSGVRTATTWTGPLIRFHAGLEDPDDLIADLEAGLERFNAAL; encoded by the coding sequence ATGAAGAAGCCCACGCGGATCGTCCAGAGCGGCCGCGGTGGCAAATACGCGCCCGGCATGATCAATGTGCCGGTCTATCACGCCTCCACGATCGTGTTCCCGACCGTCGCCGAACTGCGGCAGGCCGTGGCCCGGCGCAATGCCCAGGTGCTGTATTACGGCCGGCGCGGCACGCCGACACAATGGGCGCTGGCCGACGCCATTACCGATCTGGAGGGCGGCGCAGGCTGCGTGCTTTACGGTTCGGGGCTTGCCGCCATCACCGCGTCGATCCTGGCTTTCGTCAAGACCGGCGATCACCTGCTGATGACCGACAGTGTCTACGAGCCGACACGGGCCTTTTGCGACAACGTGCTGAAGGGCCTGGGCATAGAGACCACCTATTACGACCCGCTGCTCGGCGGCGCCATCGCCGGATTGATGCGCCCCAACACGACGATCGTGTTCACCGAATCCCCGGGCTCGCTGACCTTCGAGATCCAGGACATTCCCGCCATCGCCGCGGCGGCCCATGCCGCCGGCGCGGTCGTGCTCAACGACAATACCTGCGCCTCACCGCTCAATTTGCGGGTCCTGGACCTGGGCGCCGACGTGGCGATTCACTCGCTGACCAAATATGTGGTGGGCCATTCGGACGCCATGCTGGGCGCGGCGGTCGCCAATCAGGCAAATTTGGCCCGGTTGCAACGGGGCGGCTATCTCCATGGCCACGCCGCATCCCCGGACGATTGCTATCTGGCACTGCGGGGCCTTCGGACCCTGGAGCCGCGCATGAAGCAAGGCGGGGCGACGGCGCTCAGACTGGCCAACTGGCTGAAACAGCGGCCGGAAGTCGACCGCGTGTTGCATCCGGCCCTGCCCGATTGCCCGGGCCACGATATCTGGCGCCGCGACTTCACCGGCACGTCAAGCCTCTTCTCCATCGTCCTGAAGCACGGCAGCGATGCAGCCATTTCGGCCATGCTGGACGGCTATCGGCACTTTGGGATCGGCTTCTCCTATGGCGGGTTCGAAAGCCTGGTGCTACCGTCAAATCCGTCGGGCGTCAGGACGGCGACGACCTGGACCGGCCCCCTTATTCGCTTCCATGCCGGCCTCGAAGATCCGGACGATCTTATCGCGGATCTGGAAGCAGGCCTTGAAAGGTTCAACGCGGCGCTATGA
- a CDS encoding transcriptional repressor has translation MTDAALHIHPTGHDHSACVDDALETAESLCVERGARLTPLRRRVLELVWSSHRPVGAYDILGKLGDGARKPAPPTVYRALDFLIENGLVHRIESMNAYLGCIHPKEFHTGQFLICRECGNVTEMDDDEVRQTLRRKAAAKGFDARSQTVELVGFCANCKAG, from the coding sequence ATGACGGACGCCGCCCTGCATATCCATCCGACGGGTCACGATCATAGCGCCTGCGTCGATGATGCACTGGAAACCGCCGAGTCTTTGTGCGTCGAGCGCGGCGCCCGCCTGACGCCGCTGCGCCGCCGCGTGCTCGAGCTGGTGTGGTCGTCGCATCGTCCGGTCGGCGCCTACGACATCCTTGGAAAGCTTGGCGACGGCGCGCGCAAGCCGGCGCCGCCCACGGTCTACCGGGCATTGGATTTTCTGATCGAGAACGGTCTGGTCCACCGGATCGAGAGCATGAACGCCTATCTGGGCTGCATCCATCCCAAGGAATTCCACACTGGACAGTTCCTGATCTGCCGGGAATGCGGCAACGTGACGGAAATGGATGATGACGAGGTGCGCCAGACACTGCGCCGGAAAGCCGCTGCCAAAGGATTCGACGCGCGCAGCCAGACCGTTGAACTCGTTGGTTTCTGTGCTAATTGTAAAGCAGGTTAG
- a CDS encoding VOC family protein, whose product MPSLTHIALHCEDLDASIAFYRDYCGLHISHDRADDHGRVVWMAEPGKEHQFVIVMISGGKPHQQAEGDFSHLGFAMESRKAVDAIAARAEAEGLLAWPPRDEAYPVGYYCGIRAPDGNVVEFSYDQPLGPGAGQSMTAHADA is encoded by the coding sequence ATGCCTTCATTAACCCATATCGCCCTGCATTGCGAAGACCTCGACGCGTCGATCGCCTTCTACCGCGACTATTGCGGCCTCCATATCAGCCACGACCGCGCCGACGACCATGGCCGCGTGGTGTGGATGGCGGAACCCGGCAAGGAACACCAGTTCGTCATCGTCATGATCTCGGGCGGCAAGCCCCATCAGCAGGCGGAAGGAGACTTCAGCCACCTGGGATTCGCCATGGAAAGCCGCAAGGCGGTGGATGCGATCGCCGCGCGCGCCGAGGCCGAGGGCCTGCTGGCGTGGCCGCCGCGCGACGAGGCCTATCCGGTCGGCTATTATTGCGGGATCCGCGCCCCGGACGGCAACGTGGTCGAGTTCAGCTACGACCAGCCGCTCGGCCCCGGCGCCGGTCAATCCATGACGGCGCATGCGGATGCTTGA
- a CDS encoding cysteine synthase A has product MTVRKDFVDTIGNTPLIRLNRVSDATGCEILGKAEFLNPGGSVKDRAAWGIIKDAEERGLLRPGGVIVEGTAGNTGIGLALVGNSRGYKSVIVIPDTQSQEKMDMLRLCGADLRPVPAVPYKDPNNYVKLSGRLAEEIARANPNGAIWANQFDNQANRRAHYETTGPEIWEQTDGKIDGFICAVGTGGTLAGIGMFLKERKSNIKIGLADPEGAALFEYYAHGALKSEGTSITEGIGQGRITANLEDAPIDFPYRIPDAEALPLIFDLLEFEGLCLGGSTGINVAGAVRLAKELGPGHTIVTVLCDYGTRYQSKLFNPAFLHDKGLPVPHWLEA; this is encoded by the coding sequence ATGACCGTCCGCAAAGACTTCGTCGATACCATCGGCAATACGCCCCTGATCCGCCTGAACCGCGTCTCCGACGCGACCGGCTGTGAGATTCTGGGCAAGGCCGAGTTTCTCAACCCGGGCGGCTCGGTCAAGGATCGCGCGGCCTGGGGAATCATCAAGGACGCCGAGGAAAGGGGACTGCTGCGCCCCGGCGGCGTCATCGTCGAGGGCACCGCCGGCAATACCGGCATCGGGCTGGCGCTGGTGGGCAATTCCCGCGGCTACAAGTCCGTCATCGTGATCCCCGACACCCAGAGCCAGGAAAAGATGGACATGCTGCGGCTTTGCGGCGCCGATCTTCGTCCGGTACCTGCGGTGCCGTACAAGGATCCCAACAATTACGTGAAGCTGTCGGGCCGGTTGGCCGAGGAGATCGCCCGCGCCAATCCCAATGGCGCCATCTGGGCCAACCAGTTCGACAATCAGGCCAATCGCCGCGCCCATTACGAGACGACGGGTCCCGAGATCTGGGAGCAGACCGACGGCAAGATCGATGGATTCATCTGCGCCGTCGGCACCGGCGGCACGCTGGCCGGCATCGGCATGTTCCTCAAGGAACGCAAGAGCAACATCAAGATCGGCCTGGCCGATCCCGAAGGTGCGGCATTGTTTGAATATTATGCCCACGGCGCGCTGAAGTCCGAAGGCACCTCGATCACCGAAGGCATCGGCCAGGGCCGCATCACCGCGAACCTGGAGGATGCCCCCATTGATTTTCCGTACCGGATTCCCGATGCGGAAGCGCTGCCGCTGATCTTCGACCTGCTCGAATTCGAGGGATTGTGCCTCGGCGGATCGACCGGCATCAACGTCGCCGGCGCCGTCCGCCTGGCGAAGGAACTGGGGCCGGGCCACACCATCGTCACCGTGCTTTGCGATTACGGCACCCGCTACCAGAGCAAGCTGTTCAATCCCGCATTCCTGCATGACAAGGGCCTGCCCGTGCCCCATTGGCTGGAGGCCTAG
- a CDS encoding PaaI family thioesterase, with protein MSDTLIEIPPGFTPLRFRSAYLGFLGPFYEALRDGQAIVGLPLEEKHMNLRAMAHGGVLATLADVTLSFTLVTADTSLQAVSTVSLTTDFLGTAKLGNWVEGSGTIDRMGGNLAFVHGKITSNGVPVATMSGVFKLYWPE; from the coding sequence ATGTCAGACACCTTGATCGAAATCCCCCCAGGCTTCACGCCACTGCGTTTTCGCAGCGCCTATCTTGGGTTCCTGGGTCCCTTCTACGAGGCGCTGCGCGACGGCCAGGCCATTGTGGGTCTGCCGCTCGAGGAAAAGCACATGAACCTGCGCGCCATGGCTCATGGCGGCGTGCTTGCCACCCTCGCCGACGTCACGCTCAGTTTCACCCTCGTCACGGCAGATACGTCGCTGCAAGCGGTGTCCACCGTCAGCCTGACCACAGACTTCCTCGGCACGGCCAAGCTCGGCAATTGGGTCGAAGGTTCGGGGACGATCGACCGGATGGGTGGCAACCTGGCGTTCGTCCATGGCAAGATCACCTCCAACGGGGTGCCGGTGGCCACCATGAGCGGCGTGTTCAAATTATACTGGCCTGAATGA
- a CDS encoding GNAT family N-acetyltransferase: MTEPTIAIESPDQPDVKTMFEEARALYINNYPDGRNRLPTIAELSQPDTLFWVVRENGRAIGCGALTRHDGWAEIKRMYVVVDSRRRNIGALILDTIEDYAEKTNIPVVRLETGERQSAAISLYRSRGYKSRGPFGDYADADNCLFMEKQL; this comes from the coding sequence ATGACAGAACCGACCATCGCCATCGAAAGCCCCGATCAGCCCGACGTGAAGACCATGTTCGAAGAGGCGCGGGCGCTGTACATCAACAATTATCCCGACGGGCGCAACCGCCTGCCGACCATTGCCGAACTGAGCCAACCGGACACGCTGTTCTGGGTGGTGCGCGAGAATGGGAGAGCAATCGGCTGCGGCGCGCTGACCCGCCACGACGGATGGGCCGAGATCAAGCGCATGTATGTGGTCGTGGACTCGCGCCGCAGGAACATCGGCGCACTGATCCTGGACACGATCGAGGACTATGCCGAGAAAACGAACATCCCGGTCGTCCGGCTCGAGACCGGCGAGCGCCAGAGCGCGGCAATCAGCCTGTACCGCTCACGCGGCTACAAGTCACGCGGACCGTTCGGCGACTATGCCGACGCCGACAACTGCCTGTTCATGGAAAAGCAGCTGTAG
- a CDS encoding DUF938 domain-containing protein: protein MSDERQTWEASARNREPILAVLRKVLPPAGTVLEIASGTGQHAVHFAPALAPRIWQPSEPDPKLRASIAAWIDAAPSEWLRPPLALDVMEEPWPVEKQPCDPALAAIVNINMIHIAPWAACVSLLAAAGRLLPAGGVLFLYGPYKVDGQWRTANDPAFDESLRRRNPAWGLRNLEDVIAEAATSALQPDPVIDMPAGNLSVVFRKR from the coding sequence ATGAGTGACGAGCGCCAGACCTGGGAAGCGTCGGCCCGGAACCGGGAGCCGATACTGGCGGTTCTGCGCAAGGTTCTACCGCCCGCCGGCACCGTGCTGGAAATCGCCAGCGGCACCGGACAGCACGCCGTTCATTTCGCGCCGGCGCTTGCGCCCCGTATATGGCAGCCGAGCGAGCCCGACCCGAAGCTGCGCGCCAGCATTGCCGCCTGGATTGACGCGGCGCCGTCTGAATGGTTACGGCCGCCGCTGGCGCTGGATGTGATGGAGGAACCCTGGCCGGTTGAAAAGCAGCCGTGCGACCCGGCTCTGGCGGCCATCGTCAACATCAACATGATTCATATCGCGCCGTGGGCCGCGTGCGTGAGCCTGCTGGCCGCTGCCGGCAGATTGCTGCCGGCGGGAGGCGTGCTGTTCCTTTATGGCCCCTACAAGGTGGACGGCCAGTGGCGTACGGCCAACGATCCGGCGTTTGACGAAAGCCTCAGGCGGCGCAATCCCGCGTGGGGCCTGCGTAACCTCGAGGACGTGATCGCCGAGGCTGCCACATCGGCATTGCAGCCGGATCCGGTCATCGATATGCCGGCCGGCAATCTGTCGGTGGTTTTCCGAAAGCGCTGA
- a CDS encoding SUMF1/EgtB/PvdO family nonheme iron enzyme — protein MRDPVTPRGRYEAVGTEGRLAAIVSGVLAVVVMLGVIAAIFLFLIKATENAQEPAADAAGKTHAGPAAAAKGPQEAAAMADCPNCPIMVTIPPGMFLMGVHAEEADADNVPAMQRQAEQPLHGVTVRDPIALGQTEVTRGQFAVFVAETNHQSLGCMVNDGRSWIIDRTKSWRDPGFSQDDQHPVVCVNYEDAEAYTAWLTRKTSKRYRLPTETEWEYAARAGAANGKPWGEIPALACAHGKVADRSHAARFSRKTALMFFPCETGYAFTAPVAHYQANGFGLFDVYGNVREVVADCWNPNYWGKGIGTKAQRSGASDTAVLRGGGWYDAPSNIRPARRFRADRSLRRADQGFRVAKDLPVTVN, from the coding sequence GTGAGAGATCCAGTCACACCGCGTGGCCGCTATGAGGCCGTTGGCACCGAAGGCCGGCTCGCCGCTATCGTCAGCGGTGTTCTGGCTGTTGTCGTCATGCTCGGCGTCATCGCGGCCATCTTCCTCTTCCTGATCAAGGCAACGGAAAATGCACAGGAGCCTGCTGCCGACGCAGCCGGTAAAACGCACGCCGGCCCTGCGGCGGCGGCCAAGGGACCGCAGGAAGCGGCTGCCATGGCCGATTGCCCGAATTGTCCCATCATGGTCACCATCCCGCCGGGCATGTTCCTGATGGGGGTGCATGCCGAGGAGGCGGATGCCGACAACGTCCCCGCCATGCAGCGGCAGGCGGAACAACCCCTTCACGGCGTGACCGTGCGCGATCCCATCGCCCTGGGGCAGACTGAGGTTACCCGCGGCCAGTTCGCCGTCTTCGTGGCCGAGACCAATCATCAGTCGCTGGGATGCATGGTCAACGACGGTAGGTCGTGGATAATCGACCGCACCAAGAGCTGGCGCGACCCAGGCTTTTCACAGGACGACCAGCACCCGGTGGTCTGCGTCAATTACGAGGACGCCGAGGCGTATACGGCCTGGCTGACGCGCAAGACGAGCAAGCGATACCGCCTGCCAACCGAGACCGAATGGGAATACGCGGCACGTGCCGGTGCCGCGAACGGAAAGCCCTGGGGCGAGATACCCGCCCTTGCCTGCGCCCACGGCAAGGTTGCCGACCGCAGTCACGCGGCGCGTTTCAGCCGCAAAACCGCACTCATGTTTTTTCCCTGCGAAACCGGCTACGCGTTCACCGCGCCGGTGGCCCACTACCAGGCCAACGGCTTCGGCCTGTTCGACGTGTACGGCAACGTGCGGGAGGTCGTCGCTGATTGCTGGAACCCGAATTATTGGGGAAAGGGCATCGGCACGAAAGCGCAGCGCTCGGGCGCTAGCGACACCGCCGTGTTGCGAGGTGGCGGCTGGTACGACGCCCCCTCCAATATTCGCCCTGCCCGGCGGTTTCGTGCGGACCGGTCGCTGCGCCGCGCTGACCAGGGCTTCCGCGTGGCAAAGGACTTGCCGGTCACGGTGAACTGA
- the sseA gene encoding 3-mercaptopyruvate sulfurtransferase, whose amino-acid sequence MTAAIDPLVSTDWLLEHLEQPDLRIVDASWYMPDQNRNPRAEYAAEHIPGGVFFDIDEVCDLDNPLPHMLPPPEKFASRMRRLGLGDGNRIVVYDGSGLFSAARVWWMFRVFGHEDVSVLDGGLPKWKAEGKPLADLPEMSRERHFTARINRTMVREADQIMAHLRDGHEQVLDARSPSRFSAQEPEPRPGIRSGHIPGSRNVHYRTLLNDDGTMLGRDDLRRVFIEAGVDLNKGIVTTCGSGITAAILALGLHMLGHRRVSLYDGSWSEWGSRTDLPVES is encoded by the coding sequence ATGACTGCCGCCATCGATCCACTGGTGTCCACGGACTGGCTTCTGGAGCATCTGGAGCAGCCGGATCTGCGCATCGTCGATGCCAGCTGGTACATGCCCGACCAGAACCGCAATCCGCGCGCCGAATACGCTGCCGAACACATACCCGGCGGGGTATTCTTCGATATCGATGAGGTCTGCGACCTGGACAATCCGCTGCCGCACATGCTGCCGCCGCCGGAGAAGTTCGCGAGCCGCATGCGCAGGCTCGGCCTGGGCGACGGCAACCGCATCGTGGTCTATGACGGCTCGGGCCTCTTCAGCGCCGCCCGGGTCTGGTGGATGTTCCGCGTGTTCGGCCACGAGGATGTATCGGTGCTCGACGGCGGCCTGCCGAAGTGGAAAGCCGAAGGCAAGCCCCTGGCCGATCTGCCGGAGATGTCGCGCGAGCGCCATTTCACCGCCCGCATCAACCGCACCATGGTGCGCGAGGCCGACCAGATCATGGCCCACCTCCGGGATGGCCATGAGCAGGTACTCGATGCTCGCAGTCCCTCGCGCTTCAGCGCCCAGGAACCCGAGCCGCGTCCCGGTATCCGCAGCGGCCACATCCCCGGAAGCCGAAATGTCCACTACCGCACCCTGTTGAACGATGACGGCACAATGCTGGGGCGCGACGACCTGCGCAGGGTATTCATCGAGGCCGGCGTCGACCTCAACAAGGGCATCGTGACCACCTGCGGGTCGGGCATCACCGCCGCCATCCTGGCGCTGGGCCTGCACATGCTGGGCCACCGCCGCGTTTCGCTCTATGACGGCTCGTGGTCCGAATGGGGCAGCCGGACCGACCTTCCCGTCGAAAGCTGA
- a CDS encoding acetyl-CoA carboxylase biotin carboxyl carrier protein subunit, translating into MAQIRVESEIPGKVVSIEANPGDDVAEDDAILILESMKMEIPVAAPTSGKIVEILVAVGDTISEGDEVAIIDG; encoded by the coding sequence ATGGCGCAGATCAGGGTCGAGTCCGAAATCCCGGGCAAGGTGGTTTCGATCGAAGCGAATCCGGGGGACGACGTCGCCGAGGACGATGCCATCCTGATCCTGGAATCCATGAAAATGGAAATCCCTGTGGCCGCGCCGACGAGCGGGAAAATCGTCGAGATCCTGGTTGCGGTAGGCGATACCATATCCGAAGGCGACGAGGTCGCCATCATCGACGGATAG
- the modC gene encoding molybdenum ABC transporter ATP-binding protein, translated as MSEIAIDIGLRRGKFSLSATFAAGPGITALTGPSGAGKSTVASAVAGLVRPERGRIEVRGQTLFDAAGRVNVPVADRRIGYVLQDALLFPHLSVRQNLTFSRRRGNLALGQVTEILGIAPLLERRPAGLSGGERQRVAIGRALLSGPSLLIMDEPLAGLDAARRAELLPFIETLRDTLSLPILYITHNWPEIIRLADTVVLMEQGEVRAAGPLQSILAAGDARLRHLVPDGSVIEATPTKGDVDGLCRFATAAGPLFLPRASVSGGKVRLFIDAHDVAIALEAPQGVSVQNVLSGTIEELAVLDESHLDLRLSLAGQQTIRARITRHAGAQLGLAAGMTVFALIKSVSFDRRLQFRGIE; from the coding sequence ATGAGCGAAATCGCCATAGATATCGGCCTGCGCCGGGGCAAATTTTCGTTGTCGGCGACGTTTGCCGCCGGCCCGGGCATCACGGCGCTGACGGGCCCGTCGGGCGCCGGGAAATCCACCGTTGCGAGCGCAGTCGCCGGCCTCGTGCGGCCCGAACGCGGCCGTATCGAGGTGCGCGGCCAGACCCTGTTTGATGCCGCAGGCCGGGTCAATGTCCCGGTCGCCGACAGGCGGATCGGATACGTGCTGCAGGATGCATTGCTATTTCCGCACCTTTCCGTGCGCCAGAACCTGACTTTTTCGCGCCGGAGGGGGAATCTCGCGCTTGGCCAGGTGACAGAAATCCTTGGTATCGCCCCCCTGCTCGAGCGTCGCCCCGCCGGACTTTCCGGCGGCGAACGCCAGCGCGTCGCCATTGGCCGGGCGCTGCTGTCCGGGCCATCGTTGCTGATCATGGACGAACCGCTCGCCGGCCTCGATGCTGCGCGCCGCGCCGAACTGTTGCCGTTCATCGAAACGCTGCGCGACACGCTTTCGCTGCCCATCCTTTACATCACCCATAATTGGCCGGAGATCATCAGGCTGGCGGATACGGTGGTGCTGATGGAACAGGGCGAGGTACGCGCCGCCGGCCCACTCCAGTCGATTCTGGCGGCGGGCGATGCCAGACTGCGCCATCTGGTGCCGGACGGTTCGGTGATCGAGGCGACGCCCACCAAAGGCGATGTGGACGGGTTGTGTCGCTTCGCGACCGCCGCCGGCCCGCTGTTCCTGCCCCGCGCCAGTGTTTCCGGCGGCAAGGTCCGGCTGTTCATCGACGCCCACGACGTCGCCATCGCGCTGGAGGCGCCCCAGGGCGTTAGCGTGCAGAACGTGCTGAGCGGAACCATCGAAGAGCTGGCCGTACTGGACGAATCGCACCTTGATCTTCGTCTCTCGCTGGCAGGACAGCAGACGATCCGCGCCCGGATCACCCGACATGCGGGTGCGCAGCTTGGACTCGCAGCGGGCATGACGGTGTTCGCCCTGATCAAGTCCGTGTCTTTCGATCGCCGACTGCAATTTCGGGGTATCGAATAG